The DNA segment AGGCATAGACATCGCTTCGTAACCCATTAGCCTTATTCCACGTCAGACTAAATGTTTTTGGCCATGGATCAACTTTCAGTACTCGCTCAATAACGAGGTTTTTTCATTTGAATTTTAGGAACAGCCATGGTCGCATAACAATCTCTTCCAGTCACCTACTAGTTTCTGCATATCAAAGTTTTTAGCTCTCTCTATTGACCTTTCTGAATAGCTTTTCCTTAGTGCTTCGTTTCTAAGAAGTTCTGCTAAGGTTTTTACCCATGTTTTCTCTTTTTCATCTAACGGTTCATTCATCATAGAGTATCTTGTTCCAAGGACGGGCATAAGGATGCCATATCGCGCAAGTTCAGGCTCTTTCGTCTCATATTCGGGGTCTGTCTCCGGTGCCAAGATTTCTCTAGGACCCGATTTGCAGTCAGCAGAAACGATGGGTAAACCACAAGCCATAGCTTCTAGTATTGCGTTAGGCAAACCCTCCCAGAGGGATGGAAACACAAAAAGAGTCGACCTTGCTATGAACTTGAAGGGGTTCTTCTGAAAACCTACCAGGTAAACGTCGGCATCCTGCTCCAGACCCTCTATGTCCCAAGCACAAGTTCTGAGGCCAAGTGATCTGGAAAAATCCACTAGGGAATCTTTAAGCTCTCCTTCTCCAAGAATTACAAGCTTCAGCTCTGGAAAAGATTTTTTAAGTTCTCTGAGCATTCTCAATAAATGCCATTGACCCTTTTGCTGGGTTAGCCTACCCATGTTTAAAAGGGTGGGAGATGAAAAAATTTTTTGGTATTCTCCTAGGGGTTCTAGCATATTTCTTTGGATTTTTGAAAGGGAAATTGGGTTGTAAATCGTTATCAATTTTCTGTTATCTATGCCAAAGTTTCTAATAAGATCAGTCCTTAAGACTTTTGATACTGCAACCATGAGATCTGCCCTATTGTATACAGACTTCATTACCAACTTATAAAGTAGTAGGGTAACCTTTCTATCAAATTTACTATCTTTTGTATATACATCTTCACAAAGTTCCAATGAATAATAGTTGTGAAAAGACAGGATGACCTTGTCCTTGCCCTTGGTAAGTATATTTAAAAGGTTTGCCGGTTCAAGTAGGCTAACGGATAGACACACATTCATCCTTTTCTTTAGCTCCTTAAGTTTAAAGAACCTAAAAGCTAAGGTCAGAAACTTCTTAATAAAGCCCTTCGAGCTAGGAGAGTTCAAGGATATCACC comes from the Gloeomargarita sp. SKYB120 genome and includes:
- a CDS encoding glycosyltransferase; this translates as MKANKILIINSLSKGGAQRVAVNLLRELGFDYIVVFDRKELPYDIPASKVISLNSPSSKGFIKKFLTLAFRFFKLKELKKRMNVCLSVSLLEPANLLNILTKGKDKVILSFHNYYSLELCEDVYTKDSKFDRKVTLLLYKLVMKSVYNRADLMVAVSKVLRTDLIRNFGIDNRKLITIYNPISLSKIQRNMLEPLGEYQKIFSSPTLLNMGRLTQQKGQWHLLRMLRELKKSFPELKLVILGEGELKDSLVDFSRSLGLRTCAWDIEGLEQDADVYLVGFQKNPFKFIARSTLFVFPSLWEGLPNAILEAMACGLPIVSADCKSGPREILAPETDPEYETKEPELARYGILMPVLGTRYSMMNEPLDEKEKTWVKTLAELLRNEALRKSYSERSIERAKNFDMQKLVGDWKRLLCDHGCS